A genome region from Dendrosporobacter quercicolus includes the following:
- the hrcA gene encoding heat-inducible transcriptional repressor HrcA codes for MLDERKRKILQAIINDYVSTAEPIGSRTIARKYDLGVSPATIRNEMADLELLGYLEQLHTSSGRIPSAKGYRFYVDTLLARPAISDNEISLISGWYNAKVRRIEEVFQETARIISRMTHNISLVLAPQISQSSFKYLQFLPMDERRVIVVIVTDGGFVENKMIDIPEDTTLEELQRVAEAINRRLSGVSLDSIKSSVLKEIRKAVVPDSNLFDAALAVLNNVLTIDKKERLYLGGTTQLLSQPEFRDVEKMKNILLMLEEEQLLCDLLHTQEEDEDGIVVRIGHENTYSGIKDCSMVQAAYRMDGKIVGTIAVLGPTRMEYGKVMALLEFMHSHLGEILKKYKV; via the coding sequence ATGCTTGATGAGCGCAAGCGAAAAATTCTTCAGGCCATTATTAATGATTACGTTTCCACCGCAGAACCTATTGGCTCACGGACGATTGCCCGTAAATACGATCTAGGAGTCAGTCCGGCGACAATCCGCAACGAAATGGCTGATTTAGAGCTATTAGGCTATCTGGAGCAGCTTCACACATCTTCCGGCCGTATCCCTTCGGCCAAAGGTTACCGGTTTTATGTAGACACATTACTGGCAAGGCCGGCAATTTCAGACAATGAGATTAGTCTGATTTCGGGCTGGTATAACGCCAAAGTACGGCGAATTGAAGAAGTGTTTCAGGAAACCGCCAGAATTATTTCCAGGATGACGCATAATATCTCTTTAGTGCTGGCGCCGCAAATTTCACAAAGTTCCTTTAAATATTTACAATTTCTCCCCATGGACGAACGCCGGGTCATTGTGGTAATTGTGACAGACGGCGGATTTGTTGAAAACAAGATGATTGACATACCGGAAGATACCACCCTAGAAGAGCTGCAACGGGTTGCCGAGGCAATCAACAGGCGCCTGTCAGGCGTATCACTGGATTCAATTAAATCATCGGTTTTAAAAGAAATCCGCAAAGCTGTTGTACCTGATTCCAACCTGTTTGATGCGGCTCTGGCCGTACTGAACAATGTTCTTACCATTGATAAAAAGGAACGCCTCTATCTGGGCGGAACAACGCAGCTGCTAAGCCAGCCGGAGTTCAGGGATGTTGAGAAAATGAAAAATATCCTGCTGATGCTGGAAGAGGAGCAGCTGTTATGTGATCTTTTGCATACGCAGGAGGAAGATGAGGACGGCATCGTGGTCAGAATTGGCCATGAAAACACGTACAGCGGCATTAAGGATTGCAGTATGGTTCAGGCTGCTTACCGGATGGACGGTAAGATTGTGGGTACGATTGCCGTGCTGGGACCAACCCGGATGGAATACGGCAAAGTGATGGCCTTGCTGGAGTTTATGCACAGTCATCTGGGGGAGATACTGAAAAAGTACAAAGTGTAG
- the prmA gene encoding 50S ribosomal protein L11 methyltransferase: MKWAEISIQTTHEATEAIADIFHELGSSGVVIEDPELVNAYRRSGAWDYCDIPEQTNLEVVTVKAYLPVDEQLDDKLKVFEEQVNELANHHLDKGQGSIQCQEINEEDWASSWKDYFHTVKIGERIVIKPSWEKYEQTENDLVIELDPGMAFGTGTHHTTAMCIRYLEEVVEPGSTIFDIGTGSGILAVAAAKLGAASVQAVDLDGVAVRVATENAAINQVNEIVDIHTGNLLTGLFGQADVIIANIIADVIIQLVEDIPGRLTDNGVLIASGIIAERLSDVTAAVIANHLTVDKVMEEGGWVAMLVRKGGG; this comes from the coding sequence ATGAAGTGGGCCGAAATCAGTATTCAAACTACTCATGAAGCCACCGAAGCGATTGCCGATATATTTCATGAGCTGGGGTCAAGCGGTGTAGTCATTGAAGATCCGGAACTGGTAAACGCTTATCGCCGGTCAGGCGCCTGGGACTACTGCGATATTCCGGAACAAACCAATCTGGAAGTGGTTACGGTCAAGGCCTACCTGCCTGTTGACGAACAGCTCGACGATAAGCTGAAGGTTTTCGAAGAACAGGTAAATGAACTGGCCAATCATCATTTGGATAAAGGCCAGGGCAGTATTCAATGTCAGGAAATCAATGAGGAAGACTGGGCATCTTCGTGGAAAGACTATTTTCATACGGTGAAAATCGGTGAGAGAATTGTCATTAAACCATCCTGGGAGAAATATGAACAGACGGAAAACGATCTGGTTATTGAACTCGATCCCGGCATGGCTTTTGGCACCGGGACCCACCATACAACAGCAATGTGCATCAGATATTTGGAAGAAGTAGTTGAACCAGGCAGCACAATTTTCGACATTGGCACCGGCTCGGGCATTTTAGCTGTGGCGGCGGCCAAGCTGGGAGCAGCCAGTGTTCAGGCTGTTGACCTGGATGGCGTTGCGGTGCGGGTAGCAACTGAAAATGCGGCAATTAACCAGGTGAACGAAATTGTCGACATTCATACCGGCAATTTATTGACCGGACTCTTCGGTCAGGCTGATGTGATTATTGCCAATATCATTGCCGATGTGATTATTCAACTGGTGGAGGATATTCCCGGCCGTTTAACTGACAATGGCGTGCTGATTGCCAGCGGCATTATTGCTGAACGGTTAAGCGATGTCACCGCAGCCGTCATCGCCAATCATTTAACGGTGGACAAGGTCATGGAAGAAGGCGGCTGGGTGGCGATGCTGGTTCGCAAAGGAGGCGGATGA
- the mtaB gene encoding tRNA (N(6)-L-threonylcarbamoyladenosine(37)-C(2))-methylthiotransferase MtaB: protein MPRVAFTTLGCKVNQFETEIMEGLFKQRHYEVGPFDQPADVYVINTCSVTHLGERKSRQLIRRAARLNADAVIAVTGCYAQVSPEQVENIPGVNVIVGTKDRDKIVDLVEQAAFSHKKVNAVTDIMKMQEFEDIPLFAAPGRTRAFLKIQEGCTNYCTYCIIPYARGPLRSRPLGSIAGEARKLVKAGFKEIVLTGIHLGAYGRDFSGSVNLVDAVKTVLAVKELQRLRLGSLESVEVADELIDLMQQDGRLCRHLHLPLQAGDNQVLAAMNRHYTVAEFEALMEAIMNRIPDIAISTDIIVGFPGETEKMFANGLQVIDRLPFSRIHVFPYSRRSGTPAAAFAGQVSEEQKKQRAAAMSKLAEKKSLQYKQAYLGRTMEVLFESADGAAIDGLTVNYLRVYTSAAAVGEGKLQPMRLDRLYLDGIWGTVAD from the coding sequence GTGCCGCGGGTGGCGTTTACGACTTTAGGCTGTAAAGTAAATCAATTTGAAACAGAGATTATGGAAGGGCTGTTTAAACAGCGCCATTATGAGGTAGGCCCGTTTGATCAGCCGGCCGATGTATATGTGATCAACACGTGCTCCGTAACCCATCTGGGCGAGCGGAAGTCCCGCCAGTTAATCCGCCGGGCCGCCCGGCTGAATGCTGACGCCGTTATCGCCGTCACCGGCTGCTATGCCCAGGTCTCACCTGAACAGGTGGAAAACATACCCGGAGTAAATGTCATTGTTGGTACAAAAGACCGCGATAAAATTGTCGATTTGGTTGAGCAGGCAGCCTTTTCCCATAAGAAAGTCAATGCAGTTACCGATATTATGAAAATGCAGGAATTTGAGGATATTCCCTTGTTTGCCGCTCCCGGCAGGACCAGAGCCTTTCTGAAAATCCAGGAGGGCTGTACCAACTACTGCACTTATTGTATCATCCCTTACGCCAGGGGGCCGCTAAGGTCCAGACCATTGGGCAGTATTGCCGGCGAGGCCCGCAAGCTGGTTAAAGCCGGATTTAAAGAGATTGTGCTTACCGGTATCCATTTGGGGGCCTATGGCCGGGATTTTTCCGGCTCCGTCAATCTGGTCGATGCCGTGAAAACTGTTTTAGCTGTTAAAGAATTGCAGCGACTGCGTTTAGGATCTTTAGAGTCGGTGGAAGTGGCGGATGAGCTGATCGATTTAATGCAGCAGGACGGACGTTTATGCCGTCATCTCCACCTGCCTCTGCAGGCGGGCGACAATCAGGTGCTGGCTGCAATGAACAGGCATTATACGGTAGCCGAATTTGAGGCGCTGATGGAAGCCATTATGAACAGAATTCCGGATATTGCAATTTCGACGGATATCATTGTTGGTTTTCCCGGTGAGACCGAAAAAATGTTTGCCAATGGCCTGCAGGTGATTGATCGCCTGCCCTTCAGCCGGATTCATGTATTTCCTTATTCCCGCCGAAGCGGTACGCCGGCCGCGGCATTTGCCGGTCAGGTTTCTGAGGAGCAGAAGAAGCAGCGGGCGGCTGCAATGAGCAAGCTGGCCGAAAAAAAGAGCTTACAATACAAACAAGCTTATCTTGGCCGTACGATGGAGGTTTTGTTTGAGTCGGCCGACGGCGCTGCCATTGATGGTTTAACCGTCAATTATTTAAGAGTTTATACCAGTGCCGCTGCGGTTGGCGAGGGCAAGCTGCAGCCAATGAGACTGGACAGGTTATATCTGG
- the dnaJ gene encoding molecular chaperone DnaJ, with protein MSKRDYYEVLGVARTASDDEIKKAFRKLARKYHPDVNRDKPDAEEKFKEINEAYEVLSSAERRAQYDQFGHAAFDGSQGGGGAGGFGFGNAGGGFSDIFDMFFGQSGFGGRQSGPEKGSDLRYDMEIAFEQAAFGLETEVHIPRTENCTTCHGSGAAPGTHPETCPQCKGTGQVQYAQNTPFGRMVNVKACDRCHGEGKIVHTPCKECGGHGKIRAKRKIKIKIPAGVDHGSRLRVAHEGEAGLRGGPPGDLYVYIFVKPHKLFTREGTEVICEVPISFVQAALGDEIEVPTLDGKVKMKIPEGIQSGTILRLKDKGIPYLRGQGRGDQHVKIKVLTPQKLTERQRAILNEFASISGENVNPEQKTFFKKVKDAFGV; from the coding sequence GTGAGTAAACGCGATTATTATGAGGTGCTGGGTGTTGCGCGTACCGCGTCGGATGATGAAATAAAAAAGGCGTTTCGTAAATTAGCCCGCAAGTACCATCCTGACGTCAACCGTGACAAGCCTGACGCCGAAGAAAAATTTAAAGAAATAAATGAAGCCTATGAAGTACTGTCCAGCGCGGAGCGGCGGGCCCAATACGATCAATTTGGTCATGCCGCCTTTGATGGATCACAGGGCGGTGGTGGCGCCGGGGGCTTTGGTTTTGGCAACGCCGGCGGTGGTTTTAGTGATATTTTTGATATGTTTTTTGGTCAGTCCGGCTTTGGCGGCCGCCAGTCCGGGCCGGAAAAAGGCTCCGACCTGCGCTATGATATGGAGATTGCTTTCGAACAAGCGGCTTTTGGACTGGAAACCGAGGTTCACATTCCACGTACGGAAAACTGCACCACCTGCCACGGTTCGGGCGCTGCTCCCGGCACCCATCCGGAAACCTGCCCGCAATGTAAGGGAACGGGTCAGGTACAGTATGCGCAAAACACGCCATTTGGCCGGATGGTTAATGTAAAAGCCTGCGACCGTTGTCATGGCGAAGGAAAAATTGTTCATACCCCTTGTAAAGAGTGTGGCGGGCATGGGAAAATCAGAGCGAAACGCAAGATTAAAATTAAGATTCCGGCCGGAGTTGATCATGGTTCACGACTGAGGGTTGCTCATGAAGGCGAAGCCGGCCTTCGCGGGGGTCCGCCGGGCGATTTATATGTATATATCTTTGTAAAGCCGCATAAATTGTTTACCCGTGAGGGTACCGAAGTTATTTGTGAGGTGCCGATCAGCTTTGTGCAGGCGGCGCTGGGCGATGAAATTGAAGTACCCACGCTGGATGGCAAAGTGAAGATGAAAATTCCGGAAGGAATTCAGTCAGGCACGATTCTGCGCCTGAAGGATAAAGGCATTCCTTATCTGAGAGGACAGGGGCGCGGCGATCAGCATGTGAAAATCAAGGTGCTGACACCACAAAAATTAACAGAGCGTCAGCGGGCGATTTTGAACGAATTTGCCAGTATTTCGGGCGAGAATGTCAATCCGGAGCAAAAAACCTTTTTTAAGAAAGTAAAAGACGCTTTTGGGGTATAA
- the hemW gene encoding radical SAM family heme chaperone HemW, with translation MMSLGLYIHIPFCRRKCFYCDFPSYTGLEHLYSAYVAALCREIADQGGILSGAVVDTVFIGGGTPTVLSGKLLAAVMDSIRQAFKLADNTEISIEANPGTADRSMLDQLRQCGVNRMSFGVQSFSDPVLAALGRIHTAGEAVQAVELAQKAGFENLNLDLMYGLPDQSLHDLHDSLAMAYRLNVRHLSVYGLKVEEGTGFAYLANQGRLNLPDDELDDAMYEAVMDSMPKLGFARYEISNFARPGYQCRHNLKYWQYQPYLGLGAAAHSFIDGQRRANVSDVQTYIDSVSSGQPPVVLIEQPDRQTAMAEFCFLALRTVQGLSVSQFQHCFSCDFFSVYQFAVDRLVRKGAVIVAGDNVRLTALGMKFGNQVFSEFLL, from the coding sequence ATGATGAGCTTAGGTTTATATATCCATATTCCTTTTTGCCGGCGCAAGTGTTTTTATTGTGATTTCCCGTCATATACGGGCCTGGAACACCTATACAGCGCTTATGTCGCCGCCTTGTGTCGGGAAATTGCCGATCAGGGCGGCATTCTGTCTGGCGCTGTGGTTGACACGGTCTTTATCGGCGGCGGAACGCCAACCGTTCTGTCCGGCAAGCTGCTTGCCGCTGTAATGGACAGCATCAGGCAGGCCTTTAAGCTGGCCGACAATACGGAAATAAGCATTGAAGCCAATCCGGGAACGGCAGACAGGAGCATGCTGGACCAATTACGGCAATGCGGCGTCAACCGGATGAGTTTCGGCGTTCAGTCGTTTTCCGATCCGGTGCTGGCTGCTTTAGGCCGTATTCATACGGCCGGGGAGGCGGTACAGGCGGTTGAACTGGCCCAAAAAGCGGGTTTCGAAAACCTGAATCTGGATCTGATGTACGGATTGCCGGACCAGTCGCTTCACGATTTGCATGACAGCCTGGCAATGGCGTACCGGTTAAATGTCCGGCATTTATCGGTATATGGCTTAAAGGTGGAGGAGGGCACCGGCTTTGCCTATCTGGCAAACCAGGGCCGTCTGAATCTGCCTGATGATGAGCTTGATGACGCTATGTATGAGGCTGTTATGGACAGCATGCCCAAGCTGGGATTTGCGCGGTATGAAATTTCAAATTTTGCCCGGCCCGGTTATCAATGCCGCCATAACCTAAAATACTGGCAGTATCAACCCTATCTCGGCCTGGGCGCCGCCGCTCATTCTTTTATTGACGGTCAGCGGCGGGCGAATGTGAGCGATGTGCAAACATATATTGACAGCGTAAGCTCAGGACAGCCGCCTGTAGTATTGATCGAACAGCCTGACCGGCAAACGGCGATGGCTGAGTTTTGCTTTTTGGCCCTGAGAACCGTGCAAGGCTTGTCGGTTAGCCAGTTTCAACATTGTTTCAGCTGTGATTTTTTTTCCGTCTATCAATTTGCCGTTGACCGGCTGGTACGGAAAGGGGCAGTCATTGTGGCCGGCGATAATGTCAGGCTTACGGCCCTGGGAATGAAATTTGGCAATCAGGTATTTAGTGAGTTTTTACTTTAA
- a CDS encoding 16S rRNA (uracil(1498)-N(3))-methyltransferase, translated as MRRFFLPGPLTPEVVIKGADARHISRVLRMKPADEIVVVSADGQAGIAEITRFNEHEVTALLQRTIAIENEPPVQVLLAQCLPKGDKMDYIVQKAVELGVEAIYPVAAEHSVVKYDQAKRQARRQRWQKIAGEAAKQCQRSTVPEVKPIQGLAELFNSLDDDVTVLMLYEGLAPMGIKEFLTKHESAGSYLLLIGPEGGFSTAETDFCRRNDVRFLTMGPRILRTETAALTALGIVLYEKGDLGGYRESKN; from the coding sequence GTGCGCCGCTTTTTTCTCCCGGGACCGCTAACCCCGGAGGTCGTCATCAAAGGGGCGGACGCCCGTCATATCAGCCGGGTTCTCAGAATGAAACCGGCTGATGAAATTGTTGTGGTGTCGGCCGATGGTCAGGCCGGTATTGCTGAAATTACCCGGTTTAACGAACATGAAGTAACCGCCTTGCTGCAACGGACAATCGCTATTGAGAACGAGCCGCCAGTGCAGGTGCTTTTAGCCCAGTGTTTGCCTAAAGGCGATAAAATGGACTATATTGTGCAAAAAGCGGTTGAGCTTGGCGTGGAGGCAATTTATCCTGTTGCCGCCGAACATAGTGTGGTTAAATACGATCAAGCCAAACGGCAGGCCCGGCGGCAGCGCTGGCAAAAGATTGCCGGTGAGGCCGCCAAGCAATGTCAAAGGTCAACTGTGCCCGAAGTCAAGCCCATTCAGGGACTTGCTGAACTGTTCAACAGCCTGGACGACGATGTTACGGTACTCATGCTGTATGAAGGCCTTGCACCAATGGGAATAAAAGAATTTCTGACAAAGCATGAGTCCGCCGGCAGCTACCTGCTGCTCATCGGTCCGGAAGGCGGCTTTAGTACTGCGGAAACTGATTTTTGCCGCCGGAATGATGTTCGGTTTTTGACCATGGGGCCACGGATATTGCGAACTGAGACAGCTGCGCTTACAGCGCTTGGTATAGTTCTTTATGAAAAAGGCGATTTGGGCGGTTACCGGGAGTCGAAGAACTGA
- the grpE gene encoding nucleotide exchange factor GrpE codes for MTEDKNTQDHAADSAEADTATAEQAEQAEVCFDYREIEEMMAVIEEKNRLLQEHTDRIKRLQADFDNYRRRTRQEKEELSALVVQNMIKDLLPLLDNFERAMSADAGQDAEAFKSGLEMVYRQFTGILEKNGLEPLAAQGATFDPQFHEAVMRVEDDSQPEGTIVEELQKGYRVRGKIIRPSMVKVVGC; via the coding sequence ATGACAGAAGATAAGAATACGCAGGATCACGCAGCTGACTCTGCTGAAGCGGACACTGCCACTGCTGAACAAGCTGAGCAGGCGGAAGTTTGCTTTGACTACAGGGAAATTGAGGAGATGATGGCGGTAATCGAAGAGAAAAACAGGCTGCTGCAGGAGCATACTGACCGCATTAAACGCCTGCAGGCTGATTTTGATAATTATCGCCGGCGTACCAGGCAGGAAAAGGAAGAATTATCCGCCCTGGTGGTTCAGAATATGATCAAGGATTTGCTGCCGCTCCTGGATAATTTCGAGCGCGCAATGAGCGCTGATGCCGGGCAGGATGCCGAAGCCTTTAAGTCAGGCCTTGAGATGGTTTACCGTCAGTTTACCGGCATTTTGGAAAAAAACGGTCTTGAACCGCTTGCAGCGCAGGGGGCAACCTTTGATCCGCAATTTCATGAGGCTGTCATGCGGGTGGAAGACGATAGTCAGCCTGAAGGAACAATTGTCGAGGAATTGCAGAAGGGCTATCGCGTTCGGGGCAAAATTATTCGTCCCAGTATGGTAAAGGTAGTCGGCTGTTAA
- a CDS encoding TCP-1/cpn60 chaperonin family protein, whose amino-acid sequence MNLKQAGSGAEVDESLAALMTNANAVRAITAAVEGTIGPKGLDTMLVDRFGEVIITNDGVTILDKMEVNHPAARMLINIAKAQQAEVGDGTTTATLMAGALVAEGVNQVLRGVPVARVIEGLKYGIDQALIHLKQQARVLQDIHDPVLPNVARIAGREHEDIAQLVVEAAKLIGMEKLADKKFKLSDIITAQEGADNEVFMGVIIDKERMSEEMPQALSGVKALILDDALEPEEIGDEALGTEAGFKRYIELQEEFKANVHKIVQLGVNVVLADRGVHEIAEEILIDGNVLVIQRMNAKDLRRVAEHVGARMIKRTGLKKSAEDLLKYIGRADTVYQDEKLEQVRILGGKGKPMATILVGAATAEVVGERERIAKDAASSVQATARGGYVPGGGSTEIALARQVEKDRENIKGMAAYGVDCVVNALKRPLAQIVQNAGYNPLEKVEEVIAAQTGQRLDFLGIDCDTGDIADMAALGVLDPAPVKLNAIKAAGEVAVAILRIDTIIKKKEEPDKAAKAAVASEPGLPDF is encoded by the coding sequence ATGAATCTAAAACAGGCCGGCAGCGGGGCGGAAGTGGATGAAAGCCTGGCGGCGTTAATGACCAACGCCAATGCCGTAAGGGCGATTACCGCAGCCGTGGAAGGGACGATTGGTCCCAAAGGACTGGATACTATGCTGGTGGACCGGTTTGGCGAAGTAATCATTACCAATGACGGCGTAACGATTCTAGATAAAATGGAAGTCAATCATCCGGCCGCCAGAATGTTAATCAATATAGCTAAAGCGCAACAGGCCGAAGTTGGCGACGGTACCACCACCGCCACCCTTATGGCCGGCGCTCTGGTGGCTGAGGGAGTCAATCAGGTGCTGCGCGGGGTGCCGGTAGCCAGGGTGATTGAAGGGCTGAAATATGGTATTGACCAGGCGTTAATTCACTTAAAACAGCAGGCGCGGGTTCTGCAGGATATCCATGACCCGGTTTTACCCAATGTGGCCCGAATTGCCGGACGCGAGCACGAAGATATTGCCCAGTTAGTGGTAGAGGCAGCGAAACTGATCGGCATGGAGAAGCTGGCGGATAAAAAATTCAAGCTGTCTGACATCATTACTGCTCAGGAAGGGGCGGACAATGAGGTATTCATGGGTGTCATTATCGACAAGGAACGCATGAGCGAGGAAATGCCGCAGGCATTATCCGGCGTAAAGGCGCTGATCCTTGACGACGCGCTGGAGCCGGAAGAAATTGGCGATGAGGCGCTGGGCACTGAGGCTGGGTTCAAACGTTATATAGAGTTGCAGGAAGAGTTTAAAGCAAATGTTCATAAAATTGTTCAACTGGGGGTTAATGTTGTCTTAGCAGACCGCGGCGTGCATGAAATTGCCGAGGAAATACTGATTGACGGCAACGTTTTGGTTATTCAAAGAATGAATGCCAAAGATTTACGCCGGGTGGCCGAGCATGTGGGAGCCAGAATGATTAAGCGCACCGGCCTGAAGAAAAGCGCCGAGGATCTGTTAAAATACATTGGCCGGGCTGATACGGTTTATCAGGATGAGAAGCTGGAGCAAGTAAGAATTTTAGGCGGTAAAGGCAAACCAATGGCTACAATTCTGGTGGGTGCGGCGACTGCAGAGGTTGTGGGCGAACGCGAGCGGATTGCCAAGGATGCGGCGTCCAGCGTTCAGGCAACCGCCAGGGGAGGTTATGTTCCGGGCGGCGGTTCAACGGAAATTGCGCTGGCTCGACAGGTGGAAAAAGACCGGGAAAATATTAAGGGGATGGCCGCTTACGGGGTGGACTGTGTGGTGAATGCCCTGAAACGGCCGCTGGCCCAAATTGTCCAGAATGCCGGCTATAATCCCCTGGAGAAGGTGGAAGAGGTAATTGCCGCCCAAACCGGACAGAGGCTGGATTTCCTCGGTATTGACTGTGATACCGGCGATATTGCCGACATGGCGGCGCTTGGCGTGCTTGATCCCGCCCCGGTAAAGCTTAATGCAATTAAAGCCGCCGGCGAAGTAGCTGTGGCCATATTGAGGATAGATACTATTATCAAAAAAAAGGAAGAACCCGATAAGGCGGCAAAAGCCGCTGTTGCCAGTGAGCCGGGTCTGCCTGATTTTTAA
- the dnaK gene encoding molecular chaperone DnaK, producing MSKVIGIDLGTTNSVVAVMEGGEPTVIANAEGARITPSVVGFSKTGERLVGQLAKRQAVSNPDRTVISIKRHMGTDYKVAIDDKKYSPQEISAMILQKLKADAEAYLGESVSKAVITVPAYFSDSQRQATKDAGTVAGLEVLRIINEPTAAALAYGMDKGNDHTILVFDLGGGTFDVSILELGDGVFEVKATHGNNKLGGDDFDDRIMSWMIAEFKKEHGIDLSADRMAVQRLKEAAEKAKIELSGVLTTNINLPFITADQTGPKHLDLNLTRAKFEELTADLVEATMAPTRQALSDSGLSANEIDKVILVGGSSRIPAVQEAIKKFLGKEPHRGVNPDECVALGAAIQAGVLVGEVKDVLLLDVTPLSLGIETMGGVCTKIIERNTTIPTSKSQIFSTAADNQPSVDIHVLQGEREMASGNKTLGRFELSGIPPAPRGVPRIEVTFDIDANGIVHVSAKDLGTGKEQKITITSSGGMSKDDIERMVKEAEVHAAEDKQRKEEVEVRNNADSLVYQAEKTIKEIGDKADQALIGKVQAAADKLKETLKGTDLEKIKADTEELTKPLYELSAAVYQATEAQGAADAGEQADAQTGEKVVDAEYKVVDDEKK from the coding sequence ATGTCAAAAGTAATAGGAATAGATTTAGGTACTACAAACTCGGTAGTAGCGGTAATGGAGGGTGGCGAGCCGACGGTTATCGCCAATGCCGAAGGCGCGCGGATAACTCCGTCGGTCGTAGGCTTTTCTAAAACCGGGGAAAGACTGGTAGGGCAGCTGGCCAAACGGCAGGCGGTTTCCAATCCCGACCGTACGGTAATTTCGATTAAACGCCATATGGGCACCGACTATAAAGTGGCGATTGATGATAAGAAATATTCGCCTCAGGAAATTTCAGCAATGATTTTACAGAAATTAAAGGCTGATGCCGAGGCCTATCTGGGGGAAAGTGTCAGCAAGGCTGTCATTACAGTACCGGCTTACTTCAGCGACAGCCAGCGTCAGGCCACCAAGGATGCCGGCACGGTAGCCGGTCTGGAAGTTCTGCGGATCATCAATGAACCAACCGCGGCAGCTCTGGCTTATGGCATGGATAAAGGAAACGATCATACCATTCTGGTCTTTGACTTAGGCGGCGGGACTTTTGACGTTTCTATCCTGGAACTGGGTGACGGCGTATTTGAAGTGAAAGCAACCCACGGTAATAATAAGCTGGGCGGCGATGATTTTGACGACAGGATCATGAGCTGGATGATTGCTGAATTCAAAAAAGAGCATGGCATTGATTTATCAGCCGACCGGATGGCCGTACAGCGGTTGAAAGAAGCGGCGGAAAAAGCGAAGATTGAGCTTTCCGGCGTATTGACCACAAATATTAACCTGCCGTTTATTACTGCTGATCAAACCGGGCCGAAGCATTTGGATTTGAATTTAACCAGAGCAAAATTTGAAGAACTGACTGCCGATCTGGTGGAGGCCACCATGGCGCCTACCCGCCAGGCGCTGAGCGATTCAGGATTGTCAGCAAATGAGATTGATAAAGTTATTCTGGTTGGCGGTTCAAGCCGTATTCCCGCCGTTCAGGAAGCCATTAAGAAATTTTTGGGTAAAGAGCCGCACCGCGGCGTAAACCCGGACGAATGCGTTGCGTTGGGCGCAGCCATTCAAGCCGGTGTATTGGTCGGTGAAGTGAAGGATGTATTGCTGCTGGATGTAACGCCCTTATCGCTGGGTATTGAAACTATGGGCGGCGTATGCACCAAAATTATTGAGCGAAACACTACGATTCCTACTTCCAAGAGTCAGATTTTTTCCACTGCCGCTGATAATCAGCCATCGGTTGATATTCATGTATTGCAGGGAGAACGGGAAATGGCTTCCGGCAACAAGACGCTTGGCCGGTTTGAGTTATCCGGAATTCCTCCGGCTCCGCGCGGGGTTCCACGCATTGAGGTTACTTTTGATATTGATGCCAACGGCATTGTTCATGTTTCAGCCAAAGATCTGGGTACCGGCAAAGAACAGAAAATTACCATTACTTCTTCCGGCGGTATGAGCAAAGACGATATTGAACGGATGGTTAAGGAAGCAGAGGTACACGCGGCTGAGGACAAACAACGCAAAGAAGAAGTTGAAGTGCGCAACAATGCCGATTCGCTGGTCTATCAAGCGGAGAAAACAATTAAGGAAATCGGCGATAAAGCAGATCAAGCTTTAATCGGCAAGGTTCAGGCGGCTGCCGACAAGCTTAAGGAAACACTTAAGGGTACTGATCTGGAAAAAATCAAAGCCGATACGGAAGAGCTTACTAAGCCGCTGTATGAATTGTCGGCGGCGGTTTATCAGGCGACTGAAGCCCAGGGTGCTGCCGATGCCGGCGAGCAGGCGGACGCTCAGACGGGTGAAAAAGTTGTGGATGCCGAATATAAAGTTGTCGATGACGAAAAGAAGTAA